In Luteitalea sp., one genomic interval encodes:
- the rimI gene encoding ribosomal-protein-alanine N-acetyltransferase: MSGWLVEPLVAARDLDEVLALEQAAFTNPWTRDMFEWELTGSDVSAVYVVRADRSAPVSGYCCVWLLFDELHINHVAVDPALRGKGIGRALMGQVLADATRRGARRATLEVRASNHAAKRLYESLGFVQSGIRRGYYTHPCEDALILWYDIPADTPLASECPLGASEESADISSGPDRRE, encoded by the coding sequence GTGAGCGGATGGCTCGTCGAGCCTCTCGTGGCGGCGCGCGATCTGGACGAGGTTCTCGCGCTCGAACAGGCTGCGTTCACCAACCCGTGGACACGTGACATGTTCGAGTGGGAGCTGACGGGCTCCGATGTCTCGGCCGTCTACGTCGTGCGTGCGGACCGCTCGGCTCCGGTCTCCGGTTACTGCTGCGTTTGGCTCCTGTTCGATGAGCTGCACATCAACCACGTAGCGGTCGACCCTGCACTGCGAGGGAAGGGCATCGGGCGGGCGCTCATGGGGCAGGTGCTCGCCGATGCGACGCGACGCGGTGCGCGGCGGGCGACGCTCGAGGTACGCGCATCGAATCATGCGGCGAAACGACTGTACGAAAGCCTGGGGTTCGTGCAGTCCGGCATCCGGCGCGGGTATTATACGCATCCGTGCGAGGATGCGCTTATCCTTTGGTATGACATTCCGGCCGACACGCCGTTGGCGTCCGAATGCCCGCTTGGCGCGTCTGAAGAGAGTGCCGACATCTCCTCAGGCCCCGATCGGCGCGAGTGA
- a CDS encoding DUF465 domain-containing protein — MPTASHELREHLLRTNTEFRELWERHHELDVQIVEMADKPHLSESDQLEEIRLKKQKLQLKDRMEELLRRHADMAIPPSTAASSLPASSPSQR, encoded by the coding sequence ATGCCAACAGCCTCACACGAGCTGCGTGAGCACCTGCTCAGGACGAACACGGAGTTTCGGGAACTGTGGGAGCGGCACCACGAGCTGGATGTCCAAATCGTCGAGATGGCGGACAAACCTCATCTCTCCGAGAGCGACCAGCTCGAGGAAATCCGACTCAAGAAACAGAAATTGCAGCTCAAAGACCGCATGGAGGAGCTCTTGCGCCGCCATGCGGACATGGCGATACCTCCCTCGACAGCGGCCTCTTCTTTACCTGCGAGCTCACCATCCCAGCGGTGA
- a CDS encoding phosphatidylserine decarboxylase family protein: MHIDRAGAPFLMGSLIPAVACALARRTGWAIPFIGLAGFMAFFFRDPERVPPDDPDVVVAPADGRVMVAGVADPAAAPPGDWQQVSVFLSPLDVHINRVPYGGELVRLAFTPGRFLAAYNADAARENERNMLWVRRSDRTVAFQQVVGILARRIVCRVQVGDRLETGQRFGLMKFGSRMDVFLPPACRLEVQPGDRVRAGESIVARWA; the protein is encoded by the coding sequence ATGCACATAGATCGAGCTGGTGCACCGTTCCTGATGGGCAGCCTCATCCCGGCTGTGGCCTGCGCGCTCGCGCGCCGCACCGGCTGGGCCATACCGTTCATCGGGCTGGCAGGCTTCATGGCCTTCTTTTTCCGCGATCCGGAGCGCGTTCCGCCGGACGATCCCGATGTGGTCGTCGCGCCTGCCGACGGCCGGGTGATGGTGGCGGGCGTGGCCGATCCGGCGGCCGCGCCACCTGGCGACTGGCAACAGGTGAGCGTGTTCCTGTCGCCACTCGACGTCCATATCAACCGCGTGCCGTATGGCGGGGAGCTCGTGCGCCTGGCCTTCACGCCCGGACGATTTCTGGCAGCGTACAATGCAGACGCAGCCCGTGAGAACGAGCGCAATATGCTGTGGGTACGGCGGAGCGATCGCACGGTCGCCTTCCAACAGGTCGTGGGCATCCTCGCACGCCGGATCGTCTGCCGGGTGCAGGTGGGCGATCGGCTGGAGACGGGTCAGCGGTTTGGGCTCATGAAGTTTGGGTCCAGGATGGACGTGTTCCTCCCGCCAGCCTGCAGGCTGGAGGTACAGCCGGGCGATCGCGTGCGCGCCGGCGAGAGCATCGTGGCACGGTGGGCATGA
- the pssA gene encoding CDP-diacylglycerol--serine O-phosphatidyltransferase, protein MLTVLQRRPPASRRFRRGTYLLPSLFTLANMFCGYACIIYAMRGEYVTAAPFIGVAMVLDMLDGRIARLTKTSSAFGVEFDSLADVISFGVAPAVLALAWGLTPMGRVGWVTGFIYVSAVAIRLARFNIQSSANPDKRYFAGMPCPPAAGVVAATVFAWPYGLTAWHGVLALPLLLVPALLMVSTIRYRSFKTFDLRKRRSYRNLIFLALMIAAIAAEPQGTLVLMAYTYLLSGLVGYAWTRVRRKPESAAPAHDEAARRVRG, encoded by the coding sequence GTGTTGACCGTTCTCCAAAGACGACCGCCCGCGTCGCGCCGGTTCCGGCGCGGCACCTACCTGCTGCCGAGCCTGTTCACGCTTGCGAACATGTTCTGCGGCTACGCGTGCATCATCTACGCGATGCGTGGCGAGTATGTCACCGCCGCCCCCTTCATCGGCGTGGCCATGGTTCTCGACATGCTCGATGGCCGCATTGCCCGGCTCACGAAGACCTCGAGCGCCTTTGGTGTGGAGTTCGACTCTCTGGCAGACGTCATCTCGTTTGGCGTCGCACCAGCCGTGCTCGCGCTGGCGTGGGGGTTGACACCGATGGGACGGGTTGGCTGGGTCACCGGCTTCATTTACGTGTCGGCCGTGGCTATCCGCCTGGCGCGCTTCAATATCCAGAGCTCGGCAAATCCGGACAAACGCTACTTCGCTGGGATGCCCTGCCCGCCGGCCGCGGGTGTGGTGGCAGCAACCGTGTTCGCCTGGCCCTACGGCCTCACCGCCTGGCACGGCGTGTTGGCGTTACCGCTCTTGCTCGTCCCGGCCCTCCTGATGGTGAGCACGATCCGCTATCGCAGCTTCAAGACCTTCGACCTCCGGAAGCGCCGCTCCTACCGAAATCTCATCTTCCTCGCCTTGATGATCGCCGCCATCGCGGCGGAGCCGCAGGGGACGCTCGTCTTGATGGCCTACACGTACCTGCTGTCTGGTCTGGTCGGCTACGCCTGGACGCGGGTCCGTCGCAAGCCGGAATCGGCAGCGCCGGCTCATGACGAAGCGGCGAGGAGGGTGAGGGGGTGA